In Oryza sativa Japonica Group chromosome 3, ASM3414082v1, one DNA window encodes the following:
- the LOC4333588 gene encoding uncharacterized protein, giving the protein MAAPADPRRVRNTCILAHVDHGKTTLADHLVASCGDGLVHPRLAGRLRFMDYLDEEQRRAITMKSAAVVLHHGGHRVNLIDSPGHIDFCSEVSSAARLSDSALILVDAVEGVHIQTHAALRQAFLERLRPCLVLNKLDRLISELHLTPAEAYTRLHRIISDVNSIHSALRSHSYFSLLSSLEDQPSSASSSSPDELPEDVDEDEEDAFQPQKGNVVFACALDGWGFRIHQFAEFYAAKLPNINANALLKGLWGPRYFHKKKKMIVGKKGMEGGDAQPMFVEFVLKPLWQAYQGVLSENGELVKKVITNFSLQVQQRELQNKDPKVVLQAVMSRWLPLADAVMTMVVECTPDPVAAQGVRVARLMPKREVAPEDAAGSPDIVVDAERVRSCVEACDARADAPVVVYVSKMFAVPYKTLPFRGVDGELLNHQGANESEECFMAFARVFCGVLRAGQKVFVLSPLYDPMKGEAMQKHVQEVELQYLYEMLGQGLRPVSSVCAGNVVAIQGLGHHILKSATLSSTKNCWPFSSMMFQVSPMLKVAIEPSNPADLGALVKGLKLLNRADPFVEYTVSQRGEHVLAAAGEIHLERCKKDLEERFAKVKLVVSDPLVSFKETIEGEGLALIESLKAPREFVERTTPNGRCTVRVQVLRLPNALIKVLEESEQLLGQIIEGKTAKRNGVLDPHLSQDDGDSAATLRQRLINAIDSELEAFSEQVDKEKLERYRNTWLGYLQRIWSLGPWQVGPNLLLLPDVKSSDSVITSQDGRQGILVRGRSHVSERLGFVCGSDAEANNDLDDSEPSADTPESLHLESVALRNCIVSGFQLATNAGPLCDEPMWGLVFVVEPYIFCDHSDAANHSEQYNIFSGQVITAVKEACREAVVQNKPRLVEAMYFCELTTPTEQLGATYAVLSRKRARVLKEEMQEGTSLFTVHAYLPVAESVGFSNELRSVTAGAASALLVLSHWEAIPEDPFFIPKTHEEIEEFGDGSSIGPNLAKKLMNSVRRRKGLHVEEKVVEHGTKQRTLAKKV; this is encoded by the coding sequence atggcggcgccggcggaccCGCGGCGGGTACGCAACACGTGCATCCTGGCGCACGTCGACCACGGCAAGACGACGCTGGCCGACCACCTCGTCGCCTCCTGCGGGGACGGCCTCGTCCACCCGAGGCTCGCGGGGCGCCTCCGCTTCATGGACTACCTCGACGAGGAGCAGCGCCGCGCCATCACCATgaagtccgccgccgtcgtgctccaCCACGGGGGCCACCGCGTCAACCTCATCGACTCCCCGGGCCACATCGACTTCTGCTCCGAGGTCTCCTCCGCCGCGAGGCTCTCCGACTCGGCGCTCAtcctcgtcgacgccgtcgagggcgtccaCATCCAGACTCACGCCGCCCTCCGCCAGGCCTTCCTCGAGCGCCTCCGCCCCTGCCTCGTCCTCAACAAGCTCGACCGCCTCATCTCCGAGCTCCACCTCACCCCCGCCGAGGCCTACACCCGCCTCCACCGCATCATCTCCGACGTCAACTCCATCCACTCCGCCCTGCGATCCCACTCCtacttctccctcctctcctccctcgagGACCAAccttcctccgcctcctcttcctcgccggACGAGCTCCCCGAGGACGTtgacgaagacgaggaggacGCTTTCCAGCCGCAAAAGGGAAATGTTGTCTTTGCCTGTGCCCTTGATGGCTGGGGCTTCCGCATTCACCAGTTTGCTGAGTTCTATGCCGCCAAGCTCCCCAACATCAACGCCAATGCCTTGCTGAAAGGGCTTTGGGGTCCACGATACTtccacaagaagaagaagatgattgTGGGGAAGAAAGGGATGGAGGGCGGCGACGCGCAGCCGATGTTTGTGGAGTTTGTCCTCAAGCCCCTTTGGCAGGCGTATCAGGGAGTGCTGAGCGAGAACGGTGAGTTGGTGAAGAAGGTCATTACAAACTTCAGTTTGCAAGTTCAGCAAAGAGAGCTGCAGAACAAGGACCCGAAGGTGGTTCTGCAGGCTGTGATGAGCCGCTGGCTGCCGCTCGCTGATGCGGTGATGACGATGGTGGTGGAATGCACGCCTGACCCTGTTGCAGCTCAAGGGGTCAGGGTTGCAAGGCTCATGCCAAAGAGGGAGGTTGCTCCAGAGGATGCTGCTGGTTCCCCTGATATTGTTGTGGATGCAGAGAGGGTCAGGAGCTGTGTGGAGGCCTGCGATGCGAGAGCAGATGCACCAGTGGTGGTGTATGTGTCGAAGATGTTTGCCGTGCCATATAAAACGTTGCCATTCAGGGGTGTGGATGGGGAGCTGTTGAACCACCAAGGGGCCAATGAGTCTGAGGAGTGTTTTATGGCATTTGCAAGGGTCTTTTGTGGGGTCCTTCGTGCAGGGCAGAAGGTATTTGTGTTGTCACCACTGTATGATCCAATGAAAGGGGAGGCGATGCAGAAGCATGTACAGGAAGTGGAGCTGCAATACTTGTATGAGATGCTTGGGCAGGGCCTGAGGCCAGTTTCTAGTGTGTGTGCTGGGAATGTGGTTGCAATCCAGGGACTTGGTCATCATATATTGAAGAGCGCCACATTGTCATCCACCAAAAATTGCTGGCCTTTCTCAAGTATGATGTTCCAGGTGTCTCCGATGCTTAAGGTTGCAATTGAGCCCTCCAACCCAGCAGATTTAGGAGCCCTTGTTAAAGGGCTTAAACTTCTTAACCGGGCAGATCCATTTGTTGAGTACACTGTCTCACAGAGAGGTGAGCATGTTCTTGCTGCAGCTGGGGAGATACATTTGGAGAGGTGTAAAAAGGATTTGGAGGAAAGATTTGCAAAGGTCAAATTGGTGGTCTCAGACCCCCTGGTGTCCTTTAAAGAGACAATTGAAGGCGAAGGCCTTGCCTTGATAGAGAGCCTGAAGGCTCCACGGGAATTCGTTGAGAGAACTACTCCAAATGGGAGATGCACTGTGAGAGTTCAGGTTTTGAGACTTCCCAATGCGCTCATTAAGGTTCTTGAAGAAAGTGAACAATTGCTTGGTCAAATAATTGAGGGGAAAACAGCAAAGAGGAACGGCGTGTTGGATCCACATCTTTCTCAGGATGATGGTGATTCTGCTGCAACACTTAGGCAACGCCTGATCAATGCTATAGACAGTGAGTTGGAAGCATTTTCTGAGCAAGTGGATAAAGAAAAACTTGAGAGGTATAGAAATACATGGCTTGGATACCTCCAAAGAATCTGGTCACTCGGTCCTTGGCAGGTTGGTCCAAACCTCCTTCTCTTGCCTGATGTGAAATCAAGTGACAGTGTGATAACCAGTCAAGATGGAAGGCAAGGCATTCTTGTGCGTGGTAGATCTCATGTCTCTGAGAGATTAGGATTTGTGTGTGGATCTGATGCTGAAGCTAACAATGATCTTGATGACAGTGAACCATCAGCAGATACTCCTGAATCATTACATCTAGAATCTGTGGCTCTGAGGAACTGCATAGTATCAGGTTTTCAATTAGCAACAAATGCAGGGCCACTATGTGATGAGCCCATGTGGGGTCTAGTATTTGTTGTTGAACCTTACATATTCTGTGACCACTCTGATGCTGCAAATCACTCTGAACAGTACAACATCTTCAGTGGTCAAGTAATTACCGCTGTTAAGGAAGCATGTCGAGAAGCTGTTGTTCAGAACAAACCAAGGCTAGTTGAAGCTATGTACTTCTGTGAATTGACCACACCAACCGAACAACTGGGTGCGACATATGCAGTTCTTAGTAGGAAGCGAGCAAGGGTTCTGAAGGAGGAGATGCAAGAGGGAACTTCTTTATTTACTGTGCACGCATACTTACCAGTTGCTGAGAGCGTTGGATTTTCTAATGAGCTTAGGAGTGTAACAGCTGGTGCAGCCAGTGCTCTGCTTGTTCTTAGCCACTGGGAAGCTATTCCTGAGGACCCTTTCTTTATCCCAAAAACGCATGAGGAGATTGAAGAATTTGGAGATGGTTCCAGCATTGGGCCAAACTTAGCTAAGAAGCTTATGAATTCTGTCAGGCGAAGGAAGGGGCTTCATGTTGAAGAAAAAGTGGTTGAACATGGCACAAAGCAGAGGACGCTGGCGAAGAAGGTGTAG
- the LOC4333589 gene encoding myosin-binding protein 7, protein MDEDHDCDPDQPPAGAAAGASPCSCCSTPCAVATWRRSVKRKLGEKGDGEGEGEGAVVLARVEAEEEAAALREAVAAAQETAAALRSEVEEERLAAASAASEAMAMMLRLQREKAEVQMELRQFRRFADEKMALDAAEIDHLRAALARRARHLARLRSTLREYRHTCLRLGIPLAEGDQADELALDDGFVLEGEDGDGAGYYPELRCYDGEYYYEDGQKEGEEEDDPVVVDLERRIYLLEHDHKNHGVELCLEEEEGAPLYADEPLPDSSEQELNSVYVDEALPEGTVQERNQCSDDDDELPESPAARNGSEEEGSDSDGGRSGSGSDRVYTIDKVHQGATAPAARVLENYQDGEVEPDIKKLYMRLEALEADRESMRQALVAMHSEKAQLVLLREIAQQLAKDATPANTGGFGVVPTVHHFPGKQDGFRDQRFRENRKMAIAKRLSMVALCKWIVALFRSQKRNPSQSRYTFGLSGNNVGLLVLLDKYPRIQKTLTRRK, encoded by the exons ATGGACGAGGACCACGACTGCGACCCCGACCAGCcgccggccggagcggcggcgggggcgagcCCGTGCTCGTGCTGCTCGACGCCGTGCGCGGTCGCGACGTGGCGGCGGTCGGTGAAGAGGAAGCTGGGGGAGAAGGGGgatggggagggggagggggaaggggcggTGGTGCTGGCgcgggtggaggcggaggaggaggcggcggcgctgcgggaggcggtggcggcggcgcaggagacgGCCGCGGCGCTGCGgtcggaggtggaggaggagcggctcgCGGCGGCCAGCGCCGCGAGCGAGGCCATGGCCATGATGCTGCGCCTGCAGCGGGAGAAGGCCGAGGTCCAGATGGAGCTCCGCCAGTTCCGCCGCTTCGCCGACGAGAAGATGGCGCTCGACGCCGCCGAGATCGACCacctccgcgccgccctcgcccgccgcgcccgccaccTGGCGCGCCTCCGCTCCACGCTCCGGGAGTACCGCCACACGTGCCTCCGCCTCGGCATCCCACTCGCCGAGGGCGACCAAGCCGATGAGTTGGCCCTAGACGACGGGTTCGTTCTCGAGggcgaggatggcgacggcgccggaTACTACCCAGAGCTACGCTGCTACGACGGGGAGTACTACTACGAGGATGGCCAAaaggagggcgaggaggaggacgatcCCGTTGTCGTCGATCTGGAGCGCCGGATCTACCTCCTCGAGCACGACCACAAAAACCATGGAGTTGAGCTGTGcttggaggaagaggaaggcgctCCACTTTACGCAGACGAGCCGCTGCCGGATTCATCTGAGCAGGAATTGAACAGCGTATATGTCGACGAGGCATTGCCTGAAGGGACTGTGCAGGAAAGAAACCAATgcagtgatgatgatgatgagttgCCGGAGTCTCCAGCTGCTAGAAATGGCAGTGAGGAAGAGGGAAGCGATAGTGATGGTGGTCGCAGCGGCAGTGGCAGCGATAGGGTATACACAATCGACAAGGTGCATCAAGGTGCTACTGCTCCAGCAGCTAGGGTCTTAGAGAATTACCAGGATGGGGAAGTGGAGCCAGACATTAAGAAGCTATACATGAGACTGGAGGCGCTGGAGGCAGACCGGGAGTCAATGCGGCAAGCCCTGGTGGCAATGCACTCGGAGAAGGCTCAGCTTGTGCTCCTCCGGGAGATTGCACAGCAGCTAGCCAAGGATGCTACTCCAGCTAACACAGGAGGATTTGGGGTGGTGCCAACTGTGCACCATTTTCCTGGAAAGCAAGATGGGTTCAGAGATCAGAGGTTTCGGGAAAACAGGAAGATGGCGATTGCCAAGAGACTCTCCATGGTTGCGTTGTGTAAG TGGATTGTTGCTTTATTTCGCTCTCAGAAAAGGAACCCATCACAAAGCAG GTACACATTTGGTCTATCTGGCAACAATGTCGGCTTGCTAGTACTCCTGGACAAGTACCCGCGGATTCAGAAAACTCTCACAAGAAGAAAGTAA
- the LOC4333590 gene encoding probable E3 ubiquitin-protein ligase BAH1-like 1 isoform X1 has product MKFGAIYEEYLREQQDKYLTKCSHVEYKRLKKVLKKCRVGRSLQEDCPNGDQQEGNNESPDICKCNSCTLCDQMFFTELTKEASEIAGCFSSRVQRLLNLHVPSGFLRYIWRVRQCFIDDQQIMVQEGRMLLNYVTMNAIAIRKILKKYDKIHGSVSGRDFKSKMQTDHIELLQSPWLIELGAFHLNCNSSDIDETVGFLKNEFFKNFSCDLTEARPLMTMAISETMKYEYSLTCPICLDTLFNPYALSCGHLFCKGCACGAASVYIFQGVKSAPPEAKCPVCRSDGVFAHAVHMTELDLLIKTRSKDYWRQRLREERNEMVKQSKEYWDSQAMLSMGI; this is encoded by the exons ATGAAGTTCGGTGCAATATATGAAGAGTATCTTCGGGAACAGCAAGACAAATACCTAACAAAGTGCTCACATGTGGAGTACAAACGTCTCAAAAAGGTACTGAAGAAATGTCGAGTTGGTCGCTCATTGCAAGAAGACTGCCCCAATGGTGACCAGCAGGAGGGGAACAACGAATCTCCAGATATTTGCAAATGCAATTCATGCACAT TGTGTGATCAAATGTTCTTTACAGAACTTACTAAGGAGGCTTCAGAAATAGCTGGCTGTTTCAGCTCTAGAGTACAACGTCTCCTAAATCTTCATGTCCCTTCAGGATTTCTACGCTATATTTGGCGTGTAAGGCAATGTTTCATAGATGATCAACAAATCATGGTTCAAGAAGGCAGAATGTTACTTAATTATGTAACCATGAATGCTATCGCTATCCGTAaaattctgaagaagtatgACAAA ATACATGGTTCTGTCAGTGGTAGAGATTTCAAGAGCAAGATGCAAACTGATCATATTGAACTGTTGCAGTCCCCTTGGCTGATAGAACTGGGTGCTTTCCATCTAAACTGCAATAGTTCAGATATTGATGAAACTGTGGGGTTCCTTAAGAATGAGTTCTTCAAGAATTTTTCCTGTGATTTGACCGAAGCACGACCACTAATGACTATGGCTATTTCTGAAACTATGAAGTATGAGTACAGCCTAACTTGTCCAATTTGCTTG GATACTTTGTTCAACCCATATGCACTTAGCTGTGGCCATCTCTTTTGCAAAGGCTGTGCTTGTGGAGCTGCTTCTGTGTACATCTTTCAAGGTGTTAAGTCTGCACCTCCTGAGGCGAAGTGTCCTGTATGCCGATCG GATGGTGTCTTTGCTCATGCTGTGCATATGACTGAACTTGACTTGCTCATCAAAACAAG GAGCAAGGATTACTGGAGACAGAGACTGCGAGAAGAGCGGAATGAGATGGTTAAGCAATCCAAAGAATACTGGGACTCTCAGGCTATGCTGTCAATGGGAATTTGA
- the LOC4333590 gene encoding probable E3 ubiquitin-protein ligase BAH1-like 1 isoform X2, translated as MKFGAIYEEYLREQQDKYLTKCSHVEYKRLKKVLKKCRVGRSLQEDCPNGDQQEGNNESPDICKCNSCTLCDQMFFTELTKEASEIAGCFSSRVQRLLNLHVPSGFLRYIWRVRQCFIDDQQIMVQEGRMLLNYVTMNAIAIRKILKKYDKIHGSVSGRDFKSKMQTDHIELLQSPWLIELGAFHLNCNSSDIDETVGFLKNEFFKNFSCDLTEARPLMTMAISETMKYEYSLTCPICLAVLVELLLCTSFKVLSLHLLRRSVLYADRMVSLLMLCI; from the exons ATGAAGTTCGGTGCAATATATGAAGAGTATCTTCGGGAACAGCAAGACAAATACCTAACAAAGTGCTCACATGTGGAGTACAAACGTCTCAAAAAGGTACTGAAGAAATGTCGAGTTGGTCGCTCATTGCAAGAAGACTGCCCCAATGGTGACCAGCAGGAGGGGAACAACGAATCTCCAGATATTTGCAAATGCAATTCATGCACAT TGTGTGATCAAATGTTCTTTACAGAACTTACTAAGGAGGCTTCAGAAATAGCTGGCTGTTTCAGCTCTAGAGTACAACGTCTCCTAAATCTTCATGTCCCTTCAGGATTTCTACGCTATATTTGGCGTGTAAGGCAATGTTTCATAGATGATCAACAAATCATGGTTCAAGAAGGCAGAATGTTACTTAATTATGTAACCATGAATGCTATCGCTATCCGTAaaattctgaagaagtatgACAAA ATACATGGTTCTGTCAGTGGTAGAGATTTCAAGAGCAAGATGCAAACTGATCATATTGAACTGTTGCAGTCCCCTTGGCTGATAGAACTGGGTGCTTTCCATCTAAACTGCAATAGTTCAGATATTGATGAAACTGTGGGGTTCCTTAAGAATGAGTTCTTCAAGAATTTTTCCTGTGATTTGACCGAAGCACGACCACTAATGACTATGGCTATTTCTGAAACTATGAAGTATGAGTACAGCCTAACTTGTCCAATTTGCTTG GCTGTGCTTGTGGAGCTGCTTCTGTGTACATCTTTCAAGGTGTTAAGTCTGCACCTCCTGAGGCGAAGTGTCCTGTATGCCGATCG GATGGTGTCTTTGCTCATGCTGTGCATATGA